The DNA window ACCCAAAAGGGTCAAGCCTCTTTTTTTATAATTTTTTTATGATCTTACATGGATTTCCTCCGGCAAATACATTATCTGGAATATCTTTGGTCACAACACTCCCCGCTCCTATGGTGGTATTTTTTCCGATGGTTATTCCCGGCAGAAGGACAGCTCCTCCACCAATCCATACATTATCACCTATTGTTATGGGTTTGGAAGATTCCAGTCCTTTTATCCTTTCCTCAGCGTCTAAGGGATGGGTTGCTGTGTATACCTGAACATTTGGTCCAAACATCACATTGTCACCGATAATTACCCTGTTTACATCCAGGATAGTGCACGAAAAATTTGCATAAAAATTTTTTCCTACCTCTATATTATATCCGTAGTCACAATAAAATGGAGGTTCTATTTTTATCTCTCCTTTAACAACCATCAGTTTTTCAAGAATTTCTTTTCTTTCCTCTGTTTCT is part of the Psychrilyobacter piezotolerans genome and encodes:
- a CDS encoding sugar O-acetyltransferase, yielding MKSEKEKMLAGELYFAGDQNLMDDRLMARVLISEYNSTKPIETEERKEILEKLMVVKGEIKIEPPFYCDYGYNIEVGKNFYANFSCTILDVNRVIIGDNVMFGPNVQVYTATHPLDAEERIKGLESSKPITIGDNVWIGGGAVLLPGITIGKNTTIGAGSVVTKDIPDNVFAGGNPCKIIKKL